In Comamonas sp. lk, the following proteins share a genomic window:
- a CDS encoding M81 family metallopeptidase: MKFVVALIRHETNTFSPVSTQLGDFRRGTGKNGPAYGEAARKACEGTNSAAAAYLDLAHEMGAEVDFAICANAVPSGLVTREAFESLCDTMVHSVSQGCDAVLLDLHGAMVVDGFPDAEGELLRRLRECTPAGLPIGVALDFHANFSAELIRHATAIAGYCTYPHIDIYETGVRVGRSIRALLEQRSQPVVLWRRLPMLTHMLRQAPSMQPMKDIMDRAMQAEKDAEVCNASVFGGFPLSDIDCAGLSVVIVAEREQIEAGNRLLDELCELAWSRRADFVFPVESVTASVAYAKTLEQGPVILVDHGDNCGAGGTTDIMAVLDEVLRQGLEDVVAGPFCDPETVAILVEQGVNAEVTVDLGGKTDMPALGLTGQPLRVTGVVECLTDGEYTVTGPMFTGMRLSLGRTAVLRVGTVRIFISERPQEPNDTGVFTHAGVDPAQSKYVLLKSRQHFRAGFEPFARHIVLISGPGVCSSDYGLFPFKHLSRPMYPLDADASLAQAESWAHDVC, translated from the coding sequence ATGAAGTTTGTTGTTGCGCTGATCCGCCACGAAACCAATACTTTTTCGCCTGTCAGCACGCAGCTGGGCGACTTTAGGCGCGGCACCGGCAAGAACGGTCCAGCGTATGGCGAAGCTGCCCGCAAGGCCTGCGAGGGCACGAACAGCGCTGCAGCCGCCTATCTGGATCTGGCCCATGAGATGGGGGCCGAGGTGGACTTCGCGATTTGCGCCAATGCCGTGCCTAGCGGGCTGGTGACGCGCGAAGCGTTTGAGAGCCTGTGCGATACGATGGTGCATAGTGTCAGCCAGGGCTGCGATGCGGTGCTGCTGGATTTGCACGGTGCCATGGTGGTGGACGGCTTTCCCGATGCGGAGGGTGAGCTGCTGCGTCGTCTGCGCGAGTGCACGCCCGCCGGCCTGCCGATTGGCGTGGCTCTGGATTTCCATGCCAACTTCAGTGCTGAACTGATTCGCCACGCTACGGCGATTGCTGGCTACTGTACCTATCCGCACATCGATATTTACGAAACCGGCGTGCGCGTAGGTCGCAGCATCCGTGCGTTGCTGGAACAGCGCAGCCAGCCGGTGGTGCTGTGGCGGCGTTTGCCCATGCTCACGCATATGTTGCGTCAGGCGCCCTCTATGCAGCCCATGAAAGACATCATGGATCGCGCCATGCAGGCCGAGAAAGATGCAGAGGTGTGCAATGCCTCGGTGTTTGGCGGCTTTCCTCTGTCCGACATCGACTGCGCAGGCCTCTCGGTGGTCATCGTGGCTGAGCGCGAGCAGATCGAGGCCGGCAACCGCCTGCTCGATGAGCTGTGCGAGCTGGCCTGGTCGCGGCGTGCTGATTTTGTATTCCCGGTCGAGTCAGTGACGGCTTCGGTAGCCTATGCCAAGACGCTGGAGCAAGGCCCGGTGATCCTGGTGGACCATGGTGACAACTGCGGTGCCGGGGGCACCACAGACATCATGGCGGTGCTGGACGAAGTGCTGCGCCAAGGGCTTGAGGATGTGGTTGCCGGTCCGTTTTGCGACCCCGAGACTGTGGCCATTCTGGTGGAGCAGGGCGTGAATGCCGAAGTGACCGTGGATCTTGGCGGCAAGACCGATATGCCTGCTCTGGGCCTGACCGGCCAACCGCTGCGCGTGACGGGCGTGGTTGAGTGTCTGACCGATGGCGAATACACGGTGACCGGCCCCATGTTCACCGGCATGCGTCTGAGTCTGGGGCGCACGGCTGTGTTGCGTGTGGGCACGGTGCGTATTTTCATTTCCGAGCGGCCGCAGGAGCCGAATGACACCGGCGTCTTCACCCATGCGGGCGTGGATCCTGCGCAATCCAAGTACGTGCTGCTCAAGTCGCGTCAGCACTTTCGCGCGGGCTTCGAGCCTTTTGCTCGGCACATTGTGTTGATCAGTGGCCCCGGCGTGTGTAGCTCGGACTATGGGCTTTTCCCGTTCAAGCATCTGAGCCGTCCCATGTATCCGCTCGATGCTGACGCCAGCCTGGCCCAGGCCGAAAGCTGGGCGCATGACGTTTGTTGA
- a CDS encoding tripartite tricarboxylate transporter substrate binding protein, translating into MHHIRRQVLGLALTTCLTPMLGLNAAHAEAEWPSRPIRVVVPYPAGGTADIMGRLVANKLGKAFPKVSVVVENVSGGATVPGTMAALRDPADGHTLLMASDNTLNINRWLLKDVRYDGDRDFSPVTVLVTYPHWLIVNGHGPYKSFDDLVKAIRAKPGKVSISVNTVGGAAYLALDNWRRENGLDFEIVPYRGSPPAVADLIGGHIDAHLDVVGSSMAHARSGRVLPVTVLQNTPLKEFPQAIPQNDSNPKSLNARVNLSVVVRSGTPAAIVDKLYAVLKAGVKDEDFIKTVDMMGLGTVMYEPKKAKSFLQQETQRYRVLIEKSGLEKQ; encoded by the coding sequence ATGCACCACATCCGCCGACAGGTCCTGGGCCTGGCACTCACCACATGTCTGACGCCCATGCTGGGCCTGAACGCCGCTCATGCCGAGGCGGAATGGCCAAGCCGTCCGATCCGGGTTGTGGTGCCTTATCCGGCAGGTGGCACGGCGGACATCATGGGGCGCTTGGTGGCCAACAAGCTCGGCAAGGCTTTTCCTAAAGTGAGCGTGGTGGTGGAGAACGTCTCGGGTGGTGCCACCGTGCCAGGAACGATGGCGGCTCTGCGTGATCCTGCCGACGGCCACACCTTGCTCATGGCCAGCGACAACACGCTCAACATCAACCGCTGGTTGCTCAAGGACGTGCGTTATGACGGCGATCGGGATTTCTCCCCTGTCACGGTGCTCGTGACCTATCCCCACTGGCTGATCGTCAACGGCCACGGTCCTTACAAGAGCTTTGACGATCTGGTCAAAGCCATACGCGCCAAGCCGGGCAAGGTATCGATCAGCGTCAATACCGTGGGCGGTGCTGCCTACCTGGCGCTGGACAACTGGCGTCGTGAAAACGGTCTGGATTTCGAAATCGTGCCTTATCGCGGATCACCACCGGCCGTGGCCGACCTGATTGGCGGTCACATCGATGCGCACCTGGACGTGGTGGGCTCTTCCATGGCCCATGCACGCAGCGGACGCGTGCTGCCGGTGACCGTGCTGCAAAACACACCGCTCAAGGAATTCCCTCAGGCGATCCCGCAAAACGACAGCAACCCCAAATCACTGAATGCACGGGTCAATCTGTCTGTGGTCGTGCGAAGCGGCACGCCTGCTGCCATCGTGGACAAGCTGTATGCCGTGCTGAAAGCTGGCGTCAAGGATGAAGACTTCATCAAGACCGTGGACATGATGGGCCTGGGCACGGTGATGTACGAGCCCAAGAAAGCCAAATCCTTTCTGCAGCAGGAGACCCAGCGCTATCGCGTGCTGATTGAAAAATCCGGTCTGGAAAAGCAGTAA
- a CDS encoding LysR family transcriptional regulator: MDEHRLKCFIAVYEQGSVSAAAVRLHMTQPPLSILLRKLEDELGVGLFDRSGHRLVPTATGELFYLRAKALQASLQAMRRELQEAELGSRGTVHIGCATAASLFIMPSVMEHITASGLKITVHVHEGETGYMLQRLRERSLDLIICRSQYTAPELENQVLMDEPLRLVLPPGHRLHDRAQVHIGELRNERFLLHSSLLGSGISDMLMRACQDAGFTPDVLYWGVETLPMLLMVQKGLGVAFAPESFAQLGMQGLPALVPLDDPALRTHLNIIWPRHPPLPPAAERLKSIILERFASMNLEES; the protein is encoded by the coding sequence ATGGATGAGCACAGACTGAAATGCTTTATTGCGGTGTACGAACAAGGCAGTGTTTCCGCTGCTGCCGTGCGCCTGCATATGACACAGCCGCCTTTAAGCATCCTGCTGCGCAAGCTGGAAGACGAGCTGGGCGTGGGACTGTTTGATCGCAGCGGGCACCGTCTTGTGCCTACAGCAACAGGGGAGCTATTCTATCTGCGCGCCAAGGCCTTGCAGGCCAGCTTGCAAGCCATGCGCCGGGAACTGCAGGAAGCGGAGCTGGGGTCGCGCGGCACAGTGCACATAGGCTGTGCTACGGCCGCCAGTCTTTTCATCATGCCCAGCGTCATGGAACACATCACGGCCAGCGGGCTGAAGATCACTGTCCATGTACATGAAGGCGAGACGGGCTACATGCTGCAACGCCTGCGCGAGCGCAGCCTGGATCTGATCATCTGCCGCAGCCAGTACACCGCACCGGAACTGGAAAACCAGGTGCTGATGGACGAGCCCTTGCGGCTGGTTCTGCCGCCGGGCCACAGGCTGCATGACCGAGCCCAGGTCCATATCGGAGAGCTGCGCAATGAGCGCTTTCTGCTTCACAGCTCGTTGCTGGGCTCCGGTATTTCCGACATGCTGATGCGCGCCTGCCAGGACGCGGGTTTCACGCCGGATGTGCTGTATTGGGGTGTGGAAACGCTGCCCATGCTGCTAATGGTGCAAAAAGGCCTGGGCGTAGCCTTTGCTCCGGAAAGCTTCGCCCAACTGGGCATGCAAGGGCTTCCGGCCCTGGTACCGCTCGATGATCCCGCCCTGCGCACGCACCTGAACATCATCTGGCCCCGCCACCCTCCTCTGCCGCCAGCGGCCGAACGGCTCAAAAGCATCATTCTGGAACGCTTTGCTTCGATGAATCTGGAAGAATCCTAG
- a CDS encoding 3-keto-5-aminohexanoate cleavage protein, whose product MNFLDGHLFPENQQPLIITAAPYAPGWLPSDFPEDIPVTMEAQIQKAVDCYNAGATVLHLHVRELDGKGSKRLSKFNELVAGVRKAVPEMIIQVGGSISFAPEDEGQAAKWLSDDTRHMLADLDPVPDQVTVTVNTSQMNVTDQAEDADFAGTSRANATLFNAYKEMTVPAQPGWVEEHVRRLTKAGIQSAFQCYNLNSFESVERLMRRGFYMGPLVMNWVAIAGGMDTPSLYSLANFVRSVPDGAVLTVESNVRNVLPVNMWGIAAGLHVRCGTEDCLWNQTRTEKASTVSQIEQLVRISREFGRPIATAKEAREISKIGVFYGTVEESLAANGFAPNRNGGNQGFLRKTA is encoded by the coding sequence ATGAATTTCCTCGACGGCCATCTGTTCCCTGAAAACCAGCAACCCCTGATCATCACCGCTGCGCCTTACGCGCCCGGTTGGTTGCCTTCCGACTTTCCGGAAGACATTCCCGTGACGATGGAAGCGCAGATCCAGAAGGCCGTGGACTGCTATAACGCCGGTGCCACGGTGCTGCACTTGCATGTGCGCGAACTGGATGGCAAGGGCAGCAAGCGTCTGTCCAAGTTCAACGAACTGGTTGCCGGCGTGCGCAAGGCCGTGCCTGAAATGATCATCCAGGTGGGTGGGTCCATCAGCTTCGCTCCAGAAGACGAAGGTCAGGCCGCTAAATGGCTGTCCGACGACACGCGCCACATGTTGGCCGATCTGGACCCCGTTCCCGATCAGGTGACGGTGACGGTGAACACTTCGCAGATGAACGTGACCGACCAGGCTGAAGACGCTGACTTTGCTGGTACTTCGCGTGCCAATGCTACGCTGTTCAATGCCTACAAGGAAATGACCGTTCCGGCTCAGCCAGGCTGGGTCGAAGAGCATGTGCGTCGTTTGACCAAGGCCGGTATCCAGAGCGCTTTCCAGTGCTACAACCTCAACAGCTTTGAATCGGTGGAGCGCCTGATGCGCCGCGGTTTCTACATGGGCCCGCTGGTGATGAACTGGGTGGCGATTGCCGGCGGCATGGACACCCCCAGCCTGTACAGCCTGGCAAACTTCGTGCGTTCCGTGCCCGATGGCGCGGTGCTGACGGTGGAGAGCAATGTTCGCAACGTATTGCCCGTGAACATGTGGGGCATTGCCGCCGGTCTGCATGTGCGCTGTGGTACCGAAGACTGCCTGTGGAATCAGACACGTACCGAAAAAGCCAGCACGGTCTCGCAGATCGAGCAACTGGTGCGCATCTCGCGCGAATTCGGTCGTCCAATTGCTACCGCCAAGGAAGCGCGCGAGATCAGCAAGATCGGCGTGTTCTACGGCACAGTGGAAGAAAGCCTGGCCGCCAACGGCTTTGCACCCAATCGCAACGGCGGAAACCAAGGTTTCCTGCGCAAGACAGCCTGA
- a CDS encoding ATP-binding protein has translation MESLRSLSWRITAHIFQVLVLLAWSVGGAWHDKTWLWIATLIAAVGGLAMALRYVPRIYRRLMCKWRRNAHPSKEILEERKRIASDLHDTLGSQLVQALVLMEETGSSGSSAAKEVLEQSLLDLRLIVDSMDAQNDGLGMRMARLRHRLEPVMRRKGIVLHWTLCDPELDIGRPTDAALPVGKVAHQILAVVQESISNAIEHAYASEVWVALEPFEKDDPERFGWSWRLCVEDNGVGFNPKATLSDGSKSGHGVSNMYRRMNEIAGDLHIQPRQGGGTQVSLRWRAGDV, from the coding sequence ATGGAATCGCTGCGCAGCTTGAGCTGGAGAATCACTGCTCATATTTTCCAGGTGCTGGTTCTTTTGGCGTGGAGCGTTGGGGGGGCATGGCACGATAAAACCTGGCTTTGGATTGCAACATTAATCGCTGCGGTGGGAGGTCTGGCAATGGCATTGCGTTATGTCCCACGTATATATCGGAGATTAATGTGCAAATGGCGACGAAATGCCCATCCCTCCAAAGAAATCCTTGAGGAAAGAAAGCGTATTGCGTCGGACTTGCACGACACCTTGGGTAGTCAATTGGTGCAGGCCTTGGTTTTAATGGAGGAAACGGGAAGCTCAGGCTCCAGCGCCGCAAAAGAGGTGCTGGAGCAGTCTTTGCTGGATCTGAGACTGATTGTCGACTCCATGGATGCTCAGAACGACGGCCTGGGAATGCGTATGGCGCGCTTGCGTCATCGATTGGAGCCGGTCATGCGTCGCAAAGGCATTGTTCTGCATTGGACGCTTTGTGACCCTGAGCTAGACATAGGGCGCCCCACTGACGCTGCTCTGCCTGTAGGCAAGGTGGCCCACCAGATATTGGCGGTAGTGCAGGAAAGCATCAGCAATGCGATTGAGCATGCATATGCCTCGGAAGTCTGGGTGGCGCTGGAACCCTTTGAGAAGGACGATCCGGAGCGATTCGGCTGGAGCTGGCGTCTGTGCGTGGAAGACAACGGCGTGGGTTTCAATCCCAAGGCGACGTTGAGCGACGGCTCGAAATCGGGTCACGGTGTTTCCAATATGTATAGGCGAATGAACGAAATTGCTGGAGATCTGCACATCCAGCCCAGGCAAGGCGGAGGAACCCAGGTTTCATTGAGATGGCGAGCAGGAGATGTCTGA
- a CDS encoding response regulator transcription factor produces the protein MWPQSMVGQEGKPVRVYVVDDDNHIRRVIAQELMSDPRTLLVGQAGSLREARKHLSQQPFDVLLVDLNLGDGEGLELIGLAQTLNPDALIVVVSVTERDDKVLQAFELGAMGYLLKNSLFGDYVQAVLQVANGGASITPSLARKLLTHLDKSHAKPFASGGTLQEERLSARESEVLKLVAGGYTSSEIGAQLGISTLTVNTHIKSIYRKLQARTRAQAVRAASLRGLFS, from the coding sequence ATGTGGCCGCAAAGCATGGTTGGTCAAGAAGGCAAGCCTGTGCGGGTGTATGTCGTCGATGACGACAATCACATCCGGCGTGTGATTGCCCAGGAGTTGATGTCTGACCCGCGTACCTTGCTGGTGGGGCAAGCTGGCTCCTTGAGGGAGGCACGCAAGCATTTGAGTCAACAGCCGTTTGACGTATTGCTGGTGGACCTGAACCTTGGCGATGGGGAAGGTCTGGAACTCATAGGCCTTGCGCAAACGCTCAACCCTGACGCTCTGATCGTGGTGGTTTCAGTCACGGAGCGTGATGACAAAGTGCTTCAGGCATTCGAGCTGGGAGCCATGGGCTATCTGCTCAAAAACTCCTTGTTTGGCGACTATGTGCAGGCCGTGCTTCAGGTTGCCAACGGAGGTGCTTCAATTACGCCCAGCTTGGCAAGAAAATTGCTTACGCACCTGGATAAATCCCATGCCAAGCCTTTTGCTTCCGGCGGAACTTTGCAGGAAGAGCGCTTGTCTGCGCGTGAGTCGGAAGTCCTCAAACTGGTGGCCGGCGGTTATACCAGTTCTGAAATTGGTGCTCAGCTAGGTATCAGTACCTTGACGGTGAATACGCACATCAAAAGCATCTACCGTAAGTTACAGGCGCGTACAAGAGCACAGGCGGTTCGCGCGGCCTCTTTGCGGGGCTTGTTTAGCTGA
- a CDS encoding efflux transporter outer membrane subunit, protein MRRLTFKMRSVAVAATMTVLLTGCNLAPTYKTPDLPVPETISAQANPVLASDAALQQAQALQWLQAPQLREIVALALTHNRDLRIAIENIEKARAQYGITRADLLPGINAQAQGNRTRTAGDLTTAGRSSVTEQYSVQLGFASYELDLWGRVRNLGEASLQQFLQSEDNQRNVQISLVADVANAWLTLAADLARLQLAQDTLASREKAFELTRRMYELGSTSGLVLAQNQTTVDTARGDVASYTATVDRDRNALQLLVGGAITPNLLPTAASLSAMNDVAALMPVPAVLPSAVLLQRPDIRAAEHNLQGMNANIGAARAAMFPSISLTASVGTGSSELDRLFGGNNGTWSFIPLVKLPIFDGGRNRASLRVAESNQRLAVSQYEKSVQTAFKEVSDVLADRAQWNNRLLAQTSMVANTQKAFDLSNARFKAGVDNYLTVLDAQRSLYTAQQTLIGLRLSEQQNRVTLWKALGGAEVVQEQAAAS, encoded by the coding sequence ATGAGGCGCCTGACATTCAAGATGCGTTCCGTGGCCGTAGCGGCCACCATGACTGTGCTGCTGACGGGTTGCAATCTGGCGCCTACTTACAAGACGCCGGACTTGCCCGTACCCGAGACGATCTCGGCCCAGGCCAATCCTGTGCTGGCCAGCGATGCGGCCTTGCAGCAGGCGCAAGCCCTGCAGTGGCTGCAAGCGCCCCAGCTGCGTGAGATAGTGGCCCTAGCGTTGACGCACAACCGCGATTTGCGCATCGCCATTGAAAACATTGAAAAAGCCAGAGCCCAGTACGGCATCACCCGTGCGGATCTGCTGCCGGGCATCAATGCCCAGGCCCAGGGCAATCGAACGCGCACGGCGGGCGATCTGACCACGGCCGGACGCTCCAGCGTGACGGAACAGTACTCGGTGCAGCTGGGTTTTGCCAGCTATGAGCTGGATTTGTGGGGGCGGGTGCGCAATCTGGGCGAAGCGTCGCTACAGCAGTTTCTGCAAAGCGAGGACAACCAGCGCAATGTGCAGATCAGCCTGGTGGCCGATGTGGCCAATGCCTGGCTGACGTTGGCCGCCGATCTGGCGCGGCTGCAGCTGGCACAGGACACGCTGGCCAGCCGCGAGAAAGCATTCGAGCTGACCCGGCGCATGTATGAGCTGGGTTCCACATCGGGTCTGGTGCTGGCCCAGAACCAGACCACGGTGGATACCGCGCGCGGCGATGTGGCCAGCTACACGGCTACCGTGGACAGGGATCGCAATGCGCTGCAGCTGCTGGTGGGTGGCGCGATCACCCCCAACTTGCTGCCCACGGCTGCAAGCTTGAGCGCCATGAATGATGTGGCTGCGCTCATGCCCGTGCCTGCGGTTCTGCCTTCTGCGGTCTTGCTGCAGCGACCCGATATCCGGGCCGCCGAGCACAATCTGCAGGGCATGAACGCCAATATCGGCGCGGCACGGGCAGCCATGTTCCCGTCCATCAGCCTTACGGCCAGTGTGGGCACGGGCAGCAGCGAGCTCGACCGCCTGTTTGGCGGCAATAACGGCACCTGGAGCTTTATCCCGCTGGTCAAGCTGCCCATCTTCGATGGCGGCCGCAATCGGGCTTCGCTGCGGGTGGCCGAGAGTAATCAGCGCCTGGCGGTGAGCCAGTACGAAAAGTCCGTGCAAACGGCTTTCAAGGAAGTTTCGGATGTGCTGGCAGATCGTGCGCAGTGGAACAACCGTCTGTTGGCCCAGACCAGCATGGTGGCTAATACCCAAAAGGCGTTTGATCTGTCCAATGCCCGCTTCAAGGCCGGGGTGGACAACTATCTGACGGTGCTGGATGCGCAGCGCAGCCTCTATACCGCTCAGCAGACGCTGATAGGGCTTCGTCTGTCGGAGCAGCAAAACCGCGTCACGCTCTGGAAAGCCTTAGGTGGTGCGGAAGTAGTGCAGGAGCAAGCTGCAGCCAGCTAG
- a CDS encoding efflux RND transporter permease subunit produces MAQFFINRPIFAWVIAIIIMLAGALSISTLPLEQYPDIAPPRVTISSQYTGASAETVENSVTQIIEQQIKGIDNMLYMNSTSDASGRSRTTLTFAPGTNIDVAQVQVQNKLQSALNRLPDAVKSRGVFVNKGGQDFLVTYSFYSLDPEITDVDIGDYINSNLVDVIGRLEGVGDINVFGTPYAMRIWMDPAKMEKYALIPSDLVNALNSQNAQVSAGQLGALPAARNQQLNATITARTKLKTPEEFEAIVLKSSTDGSVVTIKDVARVELGADNLSIQTKLNGMLGAGMGIILADGANAMAVADAVAAKLAELKPYFPNQIEYFVSSDSTPFVRASIHEVVSALAEAMVLVVIVMFIFLQNFRATLIPAIAVPVVLLGTFGVLSVAGYSINTLTMFAMVLAIGLLVDDAIVVVENVERVMHETGKSPKEATRQSMREITPALVGIGVTLSAVFVPMAFFGGSTGVIYRQFSITIVAAMALSVFVALTLTPALCATILKAPQTAGHDGHDRPVRSGLLGLNDRFFNWFNRNFDLTANRYQGSVAYLLRRSKRMMLVFLAICAAVAVLMHRLPTSFLPDEDQGFVYVNVNLPSGAADARLQQVLDEVREYLLKQPEVISFNQVSGLNGDQSSARGFVRLKPWAERKLASQGSAAVAHRATKDLSSIRDARVFVMNPPAVRGLGANAGFNFMLKDINGMGHQALLAASKKVEEAARKNPALTAVRSTNLEDATELRLDIDDRKAAALNLSYTDINSVLSSAMGGTYVNDFLNNGRVKRVYIQGDAPYRMLPQDIAKWTVRNKSGEMVPFGAFSRTYWAYGSPQLMRYNGAPAYEFIGSASPGVSSGVAMAAVEDILKTLPAGIGYEWTGASLQERQSGAQAPMLYAISILFVFLCLAALYESWTVPLSVMLAVPLGVVGALLATYTRGLTNDVYFQVGLLTTVGLASKNAILIVEFAVQLQEQGKSVFDATVQAVRLRLRPILMTSLAFGFGVIPLAIGTGAGAGGRNAIGTAVLGGMMASTMLGIFLVPVFFLLIRSWFKSHGRHDEEPQTSLPTTAHKESAA; encoded by the coding sequence ATGGCTCAGTTCTTTATCAATCGGCCCATTTTTGCCTGGGTCATCGCCATCATCATCATGCTTGCCGGGGCTTTGTCGATCTCGACCTTGCCGCTGGAGCAGTATCCGGACATCGCCCCGCCACGGGTGACGATTTCTTCGCAATACACGGGCGCATCGGCCGAGACCGTGGAAAACTCGGTCACGCAGATCATCGAGCAGCAAATCAAGGGCATAGACAACATGCTCTATATGAACTCGACCAGCGATGCGTCGGGTCGCTCGCGCACCACGCTCACTTTTGCTCCGGGCACCAATATCGACGTGGCCCAGGTGCAGGTGCAAAACAAGCTGCAGTCGGCGCTGAACCGCCTGCCCGATGCCGTCAAAAGCCGCGGTGTGTTTGTAAACAAGGGCGGTCAGGATTTTCTGGTCACCTACAGCTTTTACTCGCTGGACCCGGAAATCACCGACGTCGATATTGGCGACTACATCAACAGCAATCTGGTGGATGTGATCGGCCGTCTGGAAGGCGTGGGCGACATCAACGTCTTCGGTACGCCGTATGCCATGCGCATCTGGATGGATCCGGCCAAGATGGAGAAGTACGCGCTGATCCCGTCCGATCTGGTCAATGCGCTCAATTCGCAAAATGCCCAGGTTTCTGCGGGTCAACTCGGCGCCTTGCCGGCGGCCAGAAACCAGCAGCTCAACGCCACCATCACGGCGCGCACCAAGCTCAAGACCCCGGAAGAGTTTGAAGCCATCGTGCTCAAGTCTTCCACGGACGGCTCCGTGGTCACCATCAAGGATGTGGCCAGAGTAGAGCTGGGTGCTGACAACCTGTCCATACAGACCAAGCTCAACGGCATGCTGGGCGCGGGCATGGGCATCATCTTGGCCGACGGTGCCAACGCCATGGCTGTGGCCGATGCGGTGGCCGCCAAGCTGGCCGAGTTGAAACCGTATTTCCCCAACCAGATCGAATACTTCGTGAGCTCGGATTCCACGCCTTTTGTGCGTGCCTCGATTCATGAAGTGGTCAGCGCCCTGGCCGAGGCCATGGTGCTGGTGGTGATCGTGATGTTCATCTTCCTGCAGAACTTTCGGGCCACGCTGATTCCGGCGATTGCCGTGCCCGTGGTGCTGCTGGGCACCTTCGGCGTGCTGTCGGTGGCCGGTTATTCCATCAATACGCTGACCATGTTTGCCATGGTGCTGGCCATTGGCCTCCTAGTGGACGATGCCATCGTGGTGGTGGAGAACGTCGAGCGGGTGATGCACGAGACGGGAAAATCGCCCAAGGAGGCGACTCGCCAATCCATGCGCGAGATCACGCCCGCGCTGGTAGGTATCGGCGTGACGTTGTCTGCCGTGTTTGTGCCCATGGCGTTTTTTGGCGGCTCCACCGGCGTGATCTATCGCCAGTTCTCCATCACCATCGTGGCGGCCATGGCGCTTTCGGTATTTGTCGCGCTGACGCTCACCCCCGCGCTGTGCGCCACGATTCTCAAAGCGCCTCAGACAGCTGGGCATGACGGCCACGACAGGCCGGTGCGCAGCGGCCTGCTGGGCTTGAATGACCGATTCTTCAACTGGTTCAATCGCAACTTCGATCTGACGGCCAACCGCTATCAGGGCTCGGTGGCTTATCTGCTGCGCCGCTCCAAGCGCATGATGCTGGTGTTTCTGGCCATCTGTGCGGCGGTTGCCGTGCTGATGCATCGCCTGCCTACCTCGTTTTTGCCGGACGAAGACCAGGGCTTTGTCTATGTCAACGTGAACCTGCCTTCTGGCGCGGCCGATGCCAGACTGCAGCAGGTGCTGGATGAGGTGCGTGAGTACCTGCTCAAACAGCCTGAGGTCATCAGCTTCAACCAGGTGTCCGGCCTCAACGGCGACCAAAGCTCGGCGCGCGGTTTTGTGCGCCTGAAGCCTTGGGCCGAGCGTAAGTTGGCTTCGCAGGGCTCGGCGGCTGTGGCGCACCGCGCAACCAAGGATTTGTCCTCCATTCGCGACGCCCGCGTTTTTGTGATGAACCCGCCTGCCGTGCGTGGCCTTGGGGCGAATGCCGGCTTCAACTTCATGCTCAAGGACATCAACGGCATGGGCCACCAGGCCTTGCTGGCAGCCAGCAAGAAAGTGGAAGAGGCGGCGCGCAAGAACCCGGCGCTGACGGCCGTGCGCTCCACCAATCTGGAAGATGCGACCGAGCTGCGCCTGGATATCGACGACCGCAAGGCCGCTGCGCTCAATCTGTCCTACACCGATATCAATAGCGTGCTCTCCAGTGCCATGGGCGGCACTTATGTGAACGACTTTCTGAACAACGGCCGCGTCAAGCGGGTCTACATCCAGGGCGATGCTCCGTATCGCATGCTGCCCCAGGACATCGCCAAATGGACGGTGCGCAACAAGAGCGGCGAGATGGTGCCTTTCGGTGCGTTCTCGCGTACCTACTGGGCTTATGGCTCGCCCCAGCTCATGCGCTACAACGGCGCGCCGGCCTATGAGTTCATAGGCAGCGCCTCGCCTGGCGTCAGCTCCGGCGTGGCCATGGCTGCGGTGGAAGACATTCTGAAGACCTTGCCTGCCGGCATTGGCTATGAGTGGACCGGCGCCTCGCTGCAGGAGCGCCAGTCGGGTGCGCAAGCCCCCATGCTGTATGCCATCTCCATTCTGTTCGTGTTCCTGTGCCTGGCGGCACTCTATGAGAGCTGGACCGTGCCTTTGTCGGTGATGCTGGCCGTGCCTCTGGGTGTGGTGGGCGCCTTGTTGGCCACCTATACGCGCGGGCTGACGAACGATGTGTATTTTCAGGTGGGTCTGCTCACCACGGTGGGCCTGGCCTCCAAGAACGCCATCTTGATCGTGGAATTTGCCGTACAGCTGCAAGAGCAGGGCAAGAGCGTATTCGATGCCACGGTGCAAGCGGTACGCCTGCGTCTACGCCCGATCTTGATGACTTCGCTGGCCTTCGGTTTTGGCGTGATTCCCCTGGCCATAGGCACGGGTGCTGGCGCCGGTGGCCGCAATGCCATCGGTACGGCCGTGCTGGGCGGCATGATGGCATCGACCATGCTGGGTATCTTCCTGGTGCCGGTGTTCTTTTTGCTGATTCGTAGCTGGTTCAAGAGCCATGGACGGCATGACGAGGAACCCCAGACCAGCTTACCAACCACTGCCCACAAGGAGAGCGCAGCATGA